Below is a window of Malus domestica chromosome 13, GDT2T_hap1 DNA.
AAACCAAGTTCAGCAAGAATTATGCACGACCTTTTTGAAAACTATATAATGAATTATAACAAATTGTTAAACAAACATGGACCGGAGGTTATCTTAAAATTCATTTAAATGGAAAATGGTAAATTTGGTTCACTTGAGATGCTAACCTTTCAAAATGCGATACTAATATAAGTTGCATATTAGGATGAAATGCATTAACGCTTACacttcataaaagaaaaaaccaacaaaattcTAATTTGTTTTTCTACTCAATGTTCCAGGAAATTGCCTAAATAGCAAGAACAATTGCACATGGAGCCTACCTTCTGAGTAGCACTTAAAAGCTCTCTTTGAACTCTCCTGTGCTCATATGAGAGGGAATTTTGTCGTCGCTCAATTTCAAGTCTAGCCTCTCTTTCCATAATGAGAGATTCCATTGCAGCCTGATAGACATATTCAAACATTTAATAATGTACAGAAGTTACCTAAATTCAGCCACAATGAATATCAAACCCATCTACTTACCATCTTATCCAACTCTTATTTCGTAAATTTCTCTTGTAAAGAAGCATAGTTTTTCTTGAGCCCCGCAATAATCTAATTCAATTCTTCTTCCTTGCTTTTCAATAAGATCCCTATTATCAAACAAACACAATTACTGTAGTAAACAACTTCATTGAGGATTCAAACGCACAAAATATGTTAATTCATACCCATTTCATCGCGATGCCGCTCTAaccatgaaaaattaaaattataatcACTCAAATCAATTACAGTATATCACAAACTATGTCATCTAATAATCaataaatttaagaaaatttaaaatgaaatcaaAATCTTTAAATGTCCTAATTTTCTCAAATCTCAGAAGCCAAAcaatataaaaagaaagaaaaaaaaaaggagacgGATGAGAAGTGAAGGTTGAGTAACTAACTTGTCAGGATTTGGATAAGAGGCAGGAAGAGAAGGCCATGATCGGAACgcaatcttcctcttcttcttgtaATTTCTGTTTCTCCTTTCAGATTTCAAATACAAAACGACCCATACTTAAATGAACTTAATCCCTGTAAAAAGTTTGGTATAAAACTTTCATGACACTTCTATAAAAATCCAGCATGCATGGTTCTTTTAAAATCAAAAAAAGGAGACGGATGAGAAGTGAAGGTTGAGTAACTAACTTGTCAGGATTTGGATAAGAGGCAGGAAGAGAAGGCCATGATCGGAACgcaatcttcctcttcttcttgtaATTTCTGTTTCTCCTTTCAGATTTCAAATACAAAACGACCCATACTTAAATGAACTTAATCCCTGTAAAAAGTTTGGTATAAAACTTTCATGACACTTCTATAAAAATCCAGCATGCATGGTTCTTTTAAAATCAACACATAACTTCATATTAAACTTGTATAGACACAAACTTAATCAATTGATTTATATTTAAATAGAAAGAATGTAGTGGTCAGTTTTACCTATATTTTGTTTGTTGTCACtccatttctatttttaattaaaagctTGTAACTTATACGCATTTGCTTATAATTTTTACTTCCCTTCCCTTCCCCTGCTGCATAAACAGTAGAGTAGCCCTCGTTTACCTACAACAAATCGAAAACCATTTGGAGAAAATAACTAAGCATTTGGTTATTAGATTCTTAGTAGGCAAAGCAAGAAAATTACACATAACGAAACTATTGAAACTTTAAAACCCACTTCCCAAATTAGGTTCTCAGACTGGCTAATGAGCATATTGATTTTAAACTATCATCCCAAACCTACAATGCatgaggttttttattttttatttttttggacagTGTAATTAATCATTTTTAATAGAAGAATACAATTCATATAACAATAATTAGTAGAGAAAACGAACGCAGTAATGTAAAAATCATGGGGTTACTTAAATTTTGAGGGCTTAGGAGGCACCAAGTTCCATTTTTAGTCAGAGTTCGAAACTGAATTTGAGACTCTTATAGGTTCTTGTTAACAAACATAACATGGTGGACCAAATTAAAAACATATTTAAaccaaaaattataatatgagtttttctaattttttctaTAAGAATTCTCATAactctaaacaaaaagaaaagttcaCCGCAAGGTTGGAGCTAACTGGGGTCAATTCTCCTTGCTCTGcaatcacacaaaacaaaaatcaaagttCAAAACTTAATATAACCTCATCAGccaattcaaagtccaaacaATTAACTAAAAAAATCCAGAATTTATAAAGTGAAAACCATAATTATTGAGGTTAGATTGCAGGACAACCAACCTCTACTCGTTTTCTGGCAAATTTGGGGTCCTTTGATTTCTAGACTTTGAGTAGAAACTGATTATACCATGGGCTAATATTCAAGTAccacaaaatataattttatcgtAGTAAGCTTTTCGATTCACTCCAAACGAAGGTTTTATATGTTCACATACATATATTCACAACcataagaaagaagaaaacaactCTTGGTACAGAGCAAAAATGAAGCACTAACGGATTCCCACACACCAAACTTTGAgaacaaacaaaaacagaacCAAATTATATAGCAGCATGCAAGTCACGAAggaacaaagaaaaaagaatactcatttgcaaatccaaaattagaaaaaagaGCATAgacaaaactggaaaactcaccACAAAACGCTGGTCGtcggagtttttttttttttttttttttggcaacgAAATtggaaaatctgaaaaaacttGTAGCCGCAATTTTTCAGCAACAAACCTTCGgcgtcaacattttataacagagacacacaaaagttggacaCGAAGAGAAAACGATGCATTGaaaattctggaaaaaaaaaggacttaCAGTGACGGACGGCGGAGGACAGAGCAACAATCGCGACTCAGAGAAAACCCTAGCTTGATCCACGCCGCTAGTTTTGGACAGTGTAGAAATCGAAGGAAAACCCAAATCCAAGGAAAAGCAAATGGCTTTTCGAattccatttatttatttatttttatttttctagagTTTGGCCactgtgatttatagtttttgagagagagaacTGGAGAAATTTCTACTGGGTTGGTCTTTTTCAGCAGGAAAGTGAGAGAGAAATCGAGATCGGAGAGCGAGGGAAGGCAAGCTTTAGCAACATAAGGGTTTGTGGGAGAGATCGAAATGGATGGAAGGCTTCTTGGGTAGAGAAAGAAAGCATGAGAAAGAGTGAGAGATGAGAGAAGACCGCAAAGTGAAGGAGAGTTAGAGGAAAAGTCGAGAATGAGTCGAAGCAGAGCCCTTCGACGATGATCGACACGTGGACAGGATGATTGAAGAGGAGGTGTGCAGAGCGATGAACGCGTGGGCAAAAATTAGAGGAATTGCGAGGAATGACGTGCGGAATAAAGGAAAGACGTGATGAACATTGGTGGGGAACTGTTCCAGATGTCATGatgttgtttttttaattattttttttctggtGATGGACACCCTCTCTCACAATCCATGCTCAgcttttgtttctctctctctttctttttcccctttTCTATCCATTTTATTCTGCATGTTCcagatttttggttttttaattattttttggtggaAAGGCATGCATCATTGCTGCCAGATGTGGATCAGGTatggttttttaattatttttttatggaaaGGCAGGTACCATTTGCTGCCAGGTGTGGATTAGGTAAGGGAAAAACGCTGGAATCGAAGAGGGAGTCAGAATTTAAAAGAAGATACACATGATGAACAGTAGCCCTCTCACAGGATGAACAGTGGACGGGAACTGCTTTAGTAGATAGCTACaacaatatagaaaaaaaaaaggaaacaggAAAGTATCAACCCGTGGCCTTTGAGGGCAAGGCAGTCTTTTCACTGTGGAAAAGATGACAAAAATTTGGCTTAACAAACAAATCGAGGGGCATTTTAGTCCGTGCACTGTCCGTGAACAGTACCACGTCGTTGGGGTTTTAGTATAGGTATAATGTGGATTTTGGGGATAAGAATTATAAATGTAGTCACTGCGGTGCCTATTTTTGGTTGAAAGAGTCTCTTAAGCAAGTATGTAAAAAAGATGAACCTATTCTCACTCTTTGTTGTCAACAAGGAAAAATtgcttttccaaatccaaaaccaacaCCGCCTTTTTTAGAATCTTTGCTTGATCCAAATGGTGGTCCAAAAAGTTTATCATTTCGAGAAAATATTAGAGCTTACAATTCTATGTTTTCATTTACTTCGATGGGAGCCAAAATTGATCACTCAATTAATGATGGTTCAGGTCCTTATATTTTCAAAATTAGTGGTCAAGTTTGCCATTTGATGGGATCTCTGTTGCCTGCTGACAATGAGTGTCCAAAATTTGCACAATTATATGTCTATGATACATACAATGAAGTGCAAAATCGATTGAAGGCTTTTGAATCTGATGGAAATAATAGAAAGCTTGATCCAAAAATTGTTGAAGGTTTGATTAAGATGTTTGATATGTCAAATGAGTTAGTTAAGCTTTTTCGAACAGCAAGAAATAAGTTTGAAACTAATAGACTCACTTCTTTGAAAATGAGATTATCAGCAAGAGAAACAACAGATGGTAAACAATATGACCAACCAACAAGTGATGAAATAAGTGGTCTGATAGTTGGTGATATAGGACTTGCTGATTCTAATAGAGATATTATTATTGAGTCTAAAAGTGAAGGATTAAAGCGTGTTACAAAATTAAATCCAAAATTTATGTCTTTGCAATATCCTCTTCTTTTCCCATACGGTGAAGATGGTTATAGACCTGATTTAAAATGGAACAAAAATTATAAGGGTTCAGAGACTAAAAGACAAAGGATACCCATGAGAGCTTTTATAGCGTATCAAATTCAAGAACGAGAACCATGCTTAACAACATTGTTAAAAGGGGGGAGACTTTTTCAACAATATTTGGTTGATTCTTATGCAACACTTGAAGAAGATAGGTTAGATTACATTAggcaaaaccaaaaaaatttaagaagTGAAGTTTACAAAGGAATTTATGATGCGATGTCAAGGGGTGATAATGATGCAAACAATTTGGGACAAAAAATTGTATTGCCTGCTTCATACACAGGGAGTCCTAGATATATGATTAATAATTATCAAGATGCAATGGCTATTTGCAGAGAATATGGACATcctaatttattcataacaTTCACATGCAATATAAAGTGGCCAGAAATCATAAGAGAATTTCAGAAAAAACCAGGATTCAAACCTGAAGATAGGCCTGATATAATTTCCAGagtatttaaaatgaaactCGATGATATGCTTCACTTTATAAAATCTGGAAAACCTTTTGGAGAAGTTGAAGCAAGTAAGTCTCTAAGAgtccttcttttcctttattaatgtttatttatttttttctgacctaacataattttttttctctgtttgtttgttttcttttatttttcttataaacAGATGTTTGCACGATTGAATTTCAAAAAAGAGGTTTGCCTCATTCTCATATATTAATATGGTTAAAATCAAACTTCAAGTGTCATTCCTCATGTGATATAGATTCTATTATTTCAGCTGAAATACCAGATAAAATTGTTAATCCAAAGCTTTATGAAATTGTTAATCAATTTATGATTCATGGTCCATGTGGTCACATTAATTCAAAGTCTCCTTGCATGCGAGAAAATAAGTGTTCAAAAAATTTTCCAAAACCATATAAAAATGAAACACTATTTGAGCCTAATGGTTTTCCAATTTATAAGCGTTGTGACGATGATACaaaatttttcataaaaaatggcATCAAAATTGATAATAGCTTTGTTGTTCCTTATAATGCAGAACTACTTTTGAGATACAATGCTCATATAAATGTTGAATCATGTTGTCAATCTATGCTTATAAAGTATTTG
It encodes the following:
- the LOC139190390 gene encoding uncharacterized protein — encoded protein: MFSFTSMGAKIDHSINDGSGPYIFKISGQVCHLMGSLLPADNECPKFAQLYVYDTYNEVQNRLKAFESDGNNRKLDPKIVEGLIKMFDMSNELVKLFRTARNKFETNRLTSLKMRLSARETTDGKQYDQPTSDEISGLIVGDIGLADSNRDIIIESKSEGLKRVTKLNPKFMSLQYPLLFPYGEDGYRPDLKWNKNYKGSETKRQRIPMRAFIAYQIQEREPCLTTLLKGGRLFQQYLVDSYATLEEDRLDYIRQNQKNLRSEVYKGIYDAMSRGDNDANNLGQKIVLPASYTGSPRYMINNYQDAMAICREYGHPNLFITFTCNIKWPEIIREFQKKPGFKPEDRPDIISRVFKMKLDDMLHFIKSGKPFGEVEANVCTIEFQKRDAIQVFI